The window GCGGATCGCGCGCTTCTGGAGGGACGTGTGGACCACGTCGGGGAGCAGGCCGGCGTCCTTGAGCAGCTCACCGCCGCGGACCGCCTCCTTCTCGCCCTTCTCGTTCAGGTTGACGTCCACCCAGCCGGTGAACAGGTTCTTCGCGTTCCACTCGCTCTCGCCGTGGCGGAGGAGGATCAGCTTGTACGGTGCGTCGGCCATGCCGTCGAGCCTACCCAAGGTGTTTCGGGGCCGTGGTTCGCCGTCACTCCGTGGACAGCGGGCACGGCGGAGACTGTGGCGCCCCTCACTTTCCCAAGGCCGGGTTAACTCTCGTACAACCTTTCGCTACAACCATCTGTCTGCATATCGCCAGGTTGGTTGAGGGGTTCAGGAAGAGGAGCACAGAGCGTGACCGTGCGTTCTTTTGCCCGCCGCATGCGGCCGAGGGTAGAGCGGAAGGCCGCCGAGCGGGTCTGGCAGCTGCGCACCATGCGCCGCCGTCGCCGGGCCGCGGTCACGGATCCGGTGCTGCGCCCGGTGCGGGTACGCGGCCAGGAGCTGTACGGGCGGGTGGTGGACCGGTTCAGCGCCGCGGAGGCGGCCGCCGCCAACCTCGACCTGGTCGTGGCCGCGCTGGAGCAGGAGGGCGTGCCGTACTTCCTCGTCGCCTCCCGCACCCGCCACGTCCTCGGCGTGAACGTCGTCGACCGGGAGCGCTTCCTCGACGCCCTGGAGGCGCAGAACGCGGGGAAGGCGGTGTTCATCGGCAGGCCGCTGCCCGGTGGACAGCTCAAGCACCCGGCGATGTTCCTGGACGGCGTGCTGCCGGCCCCGCTGCGCACCGCCCCCGTACTGCGGATCGGCGAGAACCACCTCGGGCCGGCGGGCCAGCTGCTCGCCGGGCCGGAGCTCGCCTGCGACGTGGAGTTCTGGGAGGACGGCGGGCAGCTGCTGGAGTCCGCCGACGGCCCGCGGCGCCTGGCCAAGGTACAGCCGCAGGCGTCCGCCGACGTCTTCGCCGAGTCCCTGATCGCCCCGCGCAACAACGGCGTCACGGACGTGCTGCCCGCGGCCGAGCAGAAGCCGGTGACCGTGCGGGTGGGCGAGCGGGAGCTGCCGGCCTTCGCCCCGCTCACCCTGCCGACGGTGAACCAGGTGACGTTCCCCGTGGACGTCGTCTACACCTGGGTGGACGGCGAGGAGCCCGCGATGCGCGCCAAGCGGGCCAGGTACCAGGAGCGCGGCACGGCGGAGATCCTGGACAAGGAGACCAACGCCTCCCGCTACACCAGCCACGACGAGCTGAAGTACTCCCTGCGCTCGCTGGCCATGTACGCCGACTTCGTCCGGCACATCTACATCGTGACCGACGGCCAGAAGCCGCACTGGCTCGACGACACCGCCCCCGGGATCACGGTCGTCGACCACCGCGACATCTTCCCGGCGGACGTGCTGCCGGTGTTCAACTCGCACGCGATCGA of the Streptomyces sp. 1222.5 genome contains:
- a CDS encoding stealth family protein, which gives rise to MRPRVERKAAERVWQLRTMRRRRRAAVTDPVLRPVRVRGQELYGRVVDRFSAAEAAAANLDLVVAALEQEGVPYFLVASRTRHVLGVNVVDRERFLDALEAQNAGKAVFIGRPLPGGQLKHPAMFLDGVLPAPLRTAPVLRIGENHLGPAGQLLAGPELACDVEFWEDGGQLLESADGPRRLAKVQPQASADVFAESLIAPRNNGVTDVLPAAEQKPVTVRVGERELPAFAPLTLPTVNQVTFPVDVVYTWVDGEEPAMRAKRARYQERGTAEILDKETNASRYTSHDELKYSLRSLAMYADFVRHIYIVTDGQKPHWLDDTAPGITVVDHRDIFPADVLPVFNSHAIETRLHHIPGLSDHYLYFNDDVFVGRRITPEHFFHGSGLMKIPVSPLKIGVGKPHAEETATNSASKNVRRLLLEKFGRITTNNFMHTPLPQQRETLRTLEELFAEEIGRTTASRFRSPSDIAMTAPLLYQYALMTGSGVAGRFSFRYVNISRPDAERRLTDLRRNRRFDFFCLNDVDVPPEEREQVSFRMHDFLEDYFPFPSPYEKPAPSANPAEKQS